The Acidobacteriota bacterium genome contains the following window.
TCGGCAAGGAAAACGAAGGCTGGACCTACGCGAAATTCCTGCTGGCGCACGAACGGTCCGGCATCGCCGGCGTGGCGCGTTCCAAGCGGGGCATCGAACGGTTGCGCGACATCGCGTCAAGCGAAGTCATCGACGGCGAACCGCTGATCACCAACGGCGACTTCGCCCGCAAGATCAGCCAGCTCGAGATCGACCTGACGGCGCTTGAGTTCACCGAACTGCGCACGCTGGCATCGGAAGCAGCCGGCAAGGGCCCCGGCCCCGAAAGCTCGATCCTGAAAGTGAAGGGCACCGAGATCCAGCAACGCCTGACAGAGTTGACCCTGGAAGCCGTCGGCAACTACGGCGCACCCTATGCCCGCGGCATGGATGGCCACGGCATCAACGATTTCAACGTCGGACCAGAGTATGCGAACTTTGCCGCCGACACCTACTTCAACATGCGCAAGACTTCGATCTATGGCGGATCGAACGAAATTCAGCGCAACATCATTACAAAGATGATCCTCGGCCTCTAAGGCGCGCGGACTGGGAGGACTCACATGGATTTCAATTTCACTGAAGAACAGACGATGATCCGCGACAGCCTCGCACGGCTGATCAAGGACCAGTATGACTTTGACACCCACCGCAAGGTGGTCGCCTCGAAAGAAGGCTGGCGTCCGAAGATGTGGGCGCAGTTCGCCGAACTGGGCCTGCTTGCTGCCCCGTTCAGCGAAGCCGATGGCGGCCTCGGCGGCGGTCCGATCGACGCGATGGTCGTGATGGAGGAGTTCGGCAAGGGACTCGTGGTCGAGCCCTTCGTGCAGACGGTCGTTTGCGCCGGCGGCTTCCTGAAGCGCGGCACCGACGCTCAGAAGTCTGAGCACCTGGCCCCGCTGATTGCCGGCGAGCGCGTATTCGCATTCGCTTACGCCGAGCCGAAAGGCCGCTACAATCTCGCCGATCTCGAGACGACCGCCAAGAAAGACGGCGCCGGCTACAAGATCTCCGGCCACAAGGCGGTGGTCGTGGGCGCCCCCTGGGCGAGCCACCTGATCGTCACGGCACGGACGGCCGGCGGTCGCCGCGATACCAAGGGCATCGGCGTGTTCATCGTGCCGAAGGATGCCAAGGGCGTCACCACGCGCGACTATCCGACGGTCGATGGCCGCCGCGCTTCCGAAGTGCATTTCGACAACGTCTCGGTCGGTGCCGACGCCGTGATCGGCGATGCGGGCAACGGCCTGCCGCTGATCGAGCGCGTGACCGATGAAGCAATCGCAGCCCTCTGCGCCGAAGCTTGCGGTGCCATGAAAGTGGCGCAGGCCATGACGGTCGAATATTCGCGGACGCGCAAACAGTTCGGCACTGCCATCGGCAAGTTCCAGGTCCTGCAGCACAAGATGGTCGACATGTTCATGGAGGCCGAACAGTCGGTTTCGATGACCTACATGGCCACGCTGAAACTGGACGAAGACGACGTGACGCGGAAGAAGGCGGCATCGGCTGCCAAGGTCCGGATCGGGCAGGCCGGCCGTTTCGTCGGCCAGAACGCCATCCAGATCCACGGCGGCATGGGCATGACGGACGAGCTCGCCATCGGCCACTATTTCAAACGCCTGACGATCATCGACTCCGAATTCGGTAACGTCGACCACCACCTCAAGCGGTACACGGATCTTTCTGCTGCTGAAGTGGCCGTCGCGGCCGAATAAGGCTTAGCCGGCAATCTGTTTAGGGCGGGGCTGGA
Protein-coding sequences here:
- a CDS encoding acyl-CoA dehydrogenase family protein, which gives rise to MDFNFTEEQTMIRDSLARLIKDQYDFDTHRKVVASKEGWRPKMWAQFAELGLLAAPFSEADGGLGGGPIDAMVVMEEFGKGLVVEPFVQTVVCAGGFLKRGTDAQKSEHLAPLIAGERVFAFAYAEPKGRYNLADLETTAKKDGAGYKISGHKAVVVGAPWASHLIVTARTAGGRRDTKGIGVFIVPKDAKGVTTRDYPTVDGRRASEVHFDNVSVGADAVIGDAGNGLPLIERVTDEAIAALCAEACGAMKVAQAMTVEYSRTRKQFGTAIGKFQVLQHKMVDMFMEAEQSVSMTYMATLKLDEDDVTRKKAASAAKVRIGQAGRFVGQNAIQIHGGMGMTDELAIGHYFKRLTIIDSEFGNVDHHLKRYTDLSAAEVAVAAE